One segment of Chionomys nivalis chromosome 1, mChiNiv1.1, whole genome shotgun sequence DNA contains the following:
- the Prss58 gene encoding serine protease 58, translating into MIKLVCLCILSTLLGTSAYNPDHIAGATPPYLVYLKSDYLPCTGVLIHPLWVITAAHCNLPHLQVILGVTNPADATEENVTVTGYEKMIHHPYFSISSISYDLMLIKLKTLVEPKNYIKTVKLPQYIIPENTMCSVSTWAYNLCDTTKNPDSLQTVNISVITNAECRNGYKAYDIKENMICVGIVPGRRLPCKEVSAAPAVCNGVLYGILSYADGCVLRADVGIYASIFHYMPWIEDTIKNN; encoded by the exons ATGATCAAGCTTGTCTGCCTCTGCATTCTTTCCACCCTGCTTG GTACATCTGCCTATAATCCAGACCATATAGCTGGTGCCACTCCCCCCTACTTGGTCTACCTGAAGTCTGATTACTTGCCCTGCACTGGAGTCCTGATTCATCCTCTTTGGGTGATCACAGCTGCACACTGCAATTTACC GCATCTTCAAGTGATTCTTGGGGTCACGAACCCAGCAGACGCCACTGAAGAGAATGTCACGGTGACCGGTTATGAGAAAATGATCCATCACCCATacttttccatctcttctattTCGTATGACCTCATGTTAATCAAGCTGAAAACACTGGTTGAACCCAAGAACTATATAAAAACGGTCAAACTGCCCCAATACATCATCCCCGAGAATACCATGTGCTCTGTCTCTACCTGGGCCTACAATCTGTGTGACACCA cCAAAAATCCTGACTCACTGCAGACTGTGAACATCTCTGTGATCACCAACGCGGAGTGCCGTAATGGCTATAAAGCCTATGACATCAAAGAAAACATGATCTGTGTGGGCATCGTGCCAGGACGAAGGCTACCCTGCAAG GAAGTGTCAGCTGCCCCAGCAGTCTGCAATGGTGTACTTTATGGAATCCTGTCTTACGCAGACGGCTGTGTTCTGAGGGCTGATGTTGGCATCTATGCTAGCATCTTTCACTACATGCCCTGGATTGAAGATACCATAAAAAATAACTGA